The Synechococcus sp. RS9909 genomic interval CGCTACAACCGGGCAGAAACGTGATCGTGTCGGCGGTGGAACGGGTCGGCCCGGCCGTGGTGCGGATCGACACCGTGAAACGAATCAGCAACCCGCTGGGGAACCTGTTCGGCGCGGGGCCCTCGATTCAGCAACAGGCGGGGCAGGGATCAGGCTTCATCACCCGATCCGACGGCCTGATCTTCACCAACGCCCATGTGGTGGAAGGGGCCGACCAGGTGTCGGTGACCCTCCCCGATGGCCGCAGCTACAACGGCAAGGTGCTGGGGGGAGATCCACTCACGGATGTGGCCGTGGTGAAAGTGGTGGCCGAGAAGCTGCCGGTGGCCCCCCTGGGAAATTCCGATGACCTCAAACCCGGGGAATGGGCGATTGCCATCGGCAACCCGCTGGGGCTGAACAACACCGTCACCGCCGGCATCATCAGCGCCGTGGAACGCACCAACGCGGTGGGGGCAGGCCAGCGGGTGCCCTACATCCAGACCGATGCGGCCGTGAATCCAGGCAACAGCGGCGGGCCGCTGATCAACGCATCCGGACAGGTGATCGGGATCAACACCGCCATCCGCCAGGCCCCGGGGGCCGGCCTCAGCTTCGCGATTCCGATCAACCTGGCCAAGCGGATCGCCCAGCAGATCATCAGCACAGGCCAGGCCTCCCACCCCTTCATCGGCGTGCGACTCCAGAGTCTCACCCCCCAGCTGGCCCGTGAGATCAACGCCACCAGCCAATCCTGCCGCGTCCCGGAAGTGAATGGAGTGCTGGTGATTGAAGTGGTGGAGGACAGCCCCGCGTCCCGGGCCGGAATCCGGCCCTGCGATCTCATCCGCAGCGTCAACGGTGAAGCGGTGAAGGACCCCTCCCAGGTGCAGCTGGCCGTGGATCGGGGCCGGGTCGGCCAGCCGATGCCCCTCAGCGTGGAACGGGATGGCAACACCCAAACGCTGACGGTGCGTCCTGCGGAACTGCCCCGGGAGGGATGAACGGCACCGACTGCAGCGCCGCCCACCGGCCCGTGGTGGTGATCATGGGGCGCTGGCCGGCCGAGGGGCGCTGCAAGCGTCGGCTGTCGCACGGCGTGGGAGCCCAGAGGGCGGCGGCGATCCAGCGGCGTCTCAGCCATCACAGCCTGGCCGTGGCCTGTGCCCTCGATCAGGCGGGGCATGTGCACCTGCGCGTCGCCCTCTCCGGCTGCGGCAGCAAAGCGGCCCGTCGCTGGCTGGGGCGACGCGCAGGCACCCCAACGCTCCAGGGAGCCGGCGGGCTGGGGGAGCGCATGCGCCGCCAGCTGCTGCAGGCCCAGCGGCGCCACCGCGGCAGCGCCATCCTCCTGATCGGCAGCGACCTTCCGGGCCTGGAGGGCCGCGACCTGATGGCAGCCCTGGACGCACTGCAGCACCACCCCCTGGTGCTGGGTCCG includes:
- a CDS encoding trypsin-like peptidase domain-containing protein gives rise to the protein MAPAAHPSRQRLLRWLGLSVMGLGLTGCDPSWRQRLGLDSKPDTSSPAPVVSDGPRSAPLQPGRNVIVSAVERVGPAVVRIDTVKRISNPLGNLFGAGPSIQQQAGQGSGFITRSDGLIFTNAHVVEGADQVSVTLPDGRSYNGKVLGGDPLTDVAVVKVVAEKLPVAPLGNSDDLKPGEWAIAIGNPLGLNNTVTAGIISAVERTNAVGAGQRVPYIQTDAAVNPGNSGGPLINASGQVIGINTAIRQAPGAGLSFAIPINLAKRIAQQIISTGQASHPFIGVRLQSLTPQLAREINATSQSCRVPEVNGVLVIEVVEDSPASRAGIRPCDLIRSVNGEAVKDPSQVQLAVDRGRVGQPMPLSVERDGNTQTLTVRPAELPREG
- a CDS encoding TIGR04282 family arsenosugar biosynthesis glycosyltransferase, which gives rise to MNGTDCSAAHRPVVVIMGRWPAEGRCKRRLSHGVGAQRAAAIQRRLSHHSLAVACALDQAGHVHLRVALSGCGSKAARRWLGRRAGTPTLQGAGGLGERMRRQLLQAQRRHRGSAILLIGSDLPGLEGRDLMAALDALQHHPLVLGPAADGGYWLLGLQTHLLQPVVSWPFSAMPWGSERVLAITRQRARAQGLDPWLLSTRNDLDRIDDLSPWLASGVHG